The Clostridiaceae bacterium genomic interval GGCAATCCAGCCTAACATGCCCTGTACTCATTATCAACAGCTTTCGCGGCATAAAAGCTTATGGTTATTAGCTGATTAACTACCGTTTAACAACCGAGGTAATTTACACACTAATTTGGACTTGACTCTGTCCTATAAAGTCAGATATCGTCATGTTTTGAATATTGAATAATATTTGTTTCCAATGAGAAAATATTATAGGTACAGAAAAACTTGGCACTACTATAATTGGTACAACTATAATACGCACAACTATAATGTTGCTGCGTTTAAATAAAATGCGGCTAGATTACTGTATAATATATTGCGTCTAAAATATTGCCTGGGTAATGAAATGAGGTAGGGTTTATAGTATTATTATTTATAATGTATAGCATAAGTTTCTAAAAGGAGTATTTTTATATGGAAGAATCCCAAAAAGGAAATAATAATTTACTGCCTGAATTATATAATGATGACATTATGATTTTATACGCCGTAGACCCTAAAAGGTTATTTACCTGTTGGGAAATATCTGAAATAAGAAAAAATCATTTTATTAACGATTTTGGAAGGGAACTCTGGGAAAAGTCAGTGCCTGTATTAATAGTGTCTAATATCACCAGAAATGAAAGTTTTGAAATAAGAGTGAACAATTTTTCTGACAGCTGGTACATAAATGTTCCTCATTCAGACTGTATTTACAGGGTTGAATTAGGAAGGAGAGTTTCAGAGCATTTTGTCATTAACCTTATTACTTCAAATAGTGTTTATGTACCTGGTGATGGTTCCAGCAGCGATACTAAAATATTATTTGCCGATTACAGGGATATTTCAGGCACAGGTTTTTATGAAGAATTAAACAGTGATGATATAGGCCCAAGTTTTAGTTTTAGTTTTGATATTGAGGATACCCTTTCACCAAGCTCGTACGGGATTAAGAATGAGGATACAAAATAGAGTCTATTTATTTCGGATAGGATAGGATAAGATAGGTTAGGTTAGTTAAGTGTTAGGTGTTAGGTGTCAGTTATCGGTTAAGTAATAGATTCGTAAGTAGATAATTTAGAAATTAATTAGCAGAATTGCTGAGCATAAGTGGGCATACATAAGTAAGCATATTAGCTAAGTATATTATTAGCTTAGTATATTAATTAAATGAGTTTATAAAGCATCAATTGATTAAGTACCGAGCAGTACTAAAGTATCGATTAAGAGGATGATGAGTTTGAATAAAGGATATGTGGCATTGGTGTTGCATGCTCATCTTCCATACATACGTCATCCCGAACAGGATGATATGCTGGAAGAAAGATGGTTATTTGAAGCTATTTCAGAAACATATATACCACTAATAAATAGTTTTGATGCATTAGCAAAAGAAGGAGTTGATTTTCGTCTTACCATGTCCATGACAGCTCCTCTTCTTACAATGCTTACAGATCCATTGCTAAGTGAGAGATATATCAAATATCTTGAAAATCTTATCAGGTTAACTGAAAAAGAAATAAAGCGTACTTCTGGCGATAGTGAGTTTAATGCTTTAGCGGTAATGTACAATGAGAAATATCAGAATGATTTACATACATATCGGGATAAATATAACTGTAATATTGTTAATGCTTTTAAAAAATATCAAGAGTCGGGAAAACTTGAGATAATAGCCTGTGCTGCCACCCACGGCTTTCTTCCCCTCCTTGTGGTCCCTCCTGAAAGTATCAAGGCACAAATTAATGTAGGAGTTATGGCCTATAAAGAATTTTTCGGCAGAAAGCCCAGAGGTATCTGGCTTCCTGAATGCGGATACATACCAGAAATTGAAGAATATCTGGTGAAAAATGAAATAGAATATTTTATAACTGAATCCCACGGAGTATTATTCGCCAATCCAAGACCTGTTTTTGGCACCTATGCGCCTATTGTAACACCTAAAGGGATTGTTGCCTTTGCCAGGGATATAGAGTCTTCAAAACAGGTCTGGAGTTCTGTAGAAGGTTATCCTGGAGATCCTGATTACAGGGAGTATTACAGGGATATCGGTTATGACCTGGATTATGGATATATTAAGGATCATATTCTTAGAAATGGACAGAGAATACATACCGGGATAAAGTACTATAGAATTACCGGTAAAACAGACTGCAAACAACCTTATAACCCTGGAAAGGCTAAATATAAGGCTGAGCTTCATGCAGCAGATTTTTTCTTAAACAGAAAAAAGCAGATTGAAAATATAAGCGGGAAAATGCCCAGGCCTCCCATCATAGTTTGTCCTTATGATGCGGAACTATTTGGCCATTGGTGGTATGAAGGTCCTCAATGGATTTATTTTCTGATCAGGAAAATGTACTATGAAGGAGGACCTATAAGGTTAATTACATTAGGTGAATATATATCGGAGAACCCTGTAATGCAGGTTTCTTCCCCATGCATTTCTTCCTGGGGAGCTGGAGGATATAATGAGATGTGGTTAAATAAATCCAATGACTGGATTTATAAGCATCTGAGCAAGGCTGCTGAAAGAATGGTGGAATTGGCTAATGAAAACCTGTTCTCATACGGTCTTAAGGAACGTGCATTGAATCAGGCCGCCAGGGAACTTCTTCTTGCCCAAAGCAGCGACTGGGCTTTTATCATCAGGACAGGCACAATGGTTCATT includes:
- a CDS encoding DUF1957 domain-containing protein — its product is MNKGYVALVLHAHLPYIRHPEQDDMLEERWLFEAISETYIPLINSFDALAKEGVDFRLTMSMTAPLLTMLTDPLLSERYIKYLENLIRLTEKEIKRTSGDSEFNALAVMYNEKYQNDLHTYRDKYNCNIVNAFKKYQESGKLEIIACAATHGFLPLLVVPPESIKAQINVGVMAYKEFFGRKPRGIWLPECGYIPEIEEYLVKNEIEYFITESHGVLFANPRPVFGTYAPIVTPKGIVAFARDIESSKQVWSSVEGYPGDPDYREYYRDIGYDLDYGYIKDHILRNGQRIHTGIKYYRITGKTDCKQPYNPGKAKYKAELHAADFFLNRKKQIENISGKMPRPPIIVCPYDAELFGHWWYEGPQWIYFLIRKMYYEGGPIRLITLGEYISENPVMQVSSPCISSWGAGGYNEMWLNKSNDWIYKHLSKAAERMVELANENLFSYGLKERALNQAARELLLAQSSDWAFIIRTGTMVHYAERRTSEHIGRFNRLYHDIKEDTIDEAWLKDIEYKDKIFPGIDYRIFSNKKSRQ
- a CDS encoding DUF4912 domain-containing protein; the encoded protein is MEESQKGNNNLLPELYNDDIMILYAVDPKRLFTCWEISEIRKNHFINDFGRELWEKSVPVLIVSNITRNESFEIRVNNFSDSWYINVPHSDCIYRVELGRRVSEHFVINLITSNSVYVPGDGSSSDTKILFADYRDISGTGFYEELNSDDIGPSFSFSFDIEDTLSPSSYGIKNEDTK